Proteins encoded in a region of the Campylobacter sp. MIT 99-7217 genome:
- a CDS encoding COG3400 family protein translates to MDNILVIIDGILAKYFLERLCLQKALTSFLHIVYYNDESISMNVQNENTKFYKFDPTSSSKMQNLLIQDFTQIFIYMKDEFDAKNTYENLRSLNKEVDIVLMDFWGLSINDKHCDLIDARGILSNRFLNFLPNIAHTAQFVGLGIGEIMEVKIPANSAFAYRYVGSIEQKKWRIALIYRNAKMIFANPSLILLPNDSMLIVGEPSVLQGIFHKTTQSRGQFPSPFGSNILAILDMKNMSLEELENAYESSLFLHSKINNKKLLFRVINPSLNPLYHKLKELNKNNISVHFEYDEHKLEKSVMGNDVGVLVLGTKYFETHKKELFKLKIPVLKLGLMPLKDIKEAIILSSDESEIEKQANVTIDLGKQLDMEVKLYHYDPNLDSKQILEHFSTLSKLYNKEIKIIDKKDKNPILEFSLRSDSLQFISFNQDLAGINFAQSLSMDLSRLYYKMNKNYQLFIPMG, encoded by the coding sequence ATGGATAATATTTTAGTTATTATTGATGGTATTTTAGCAAAGTATTTCTTAGAAAGGCTTTGTTTGCAAAAAGCTTTAACTTCTTTTTTGCATATTGTTTATTATAATGATGAAAGCATAAGCATGAATGTGCAAAATGAAAATACTAAATTTTATAAATTTGATCCCACAAGTTCTTCAAAAATGCAAAATTTATTGATACAAGATTTTACCCAAATTTTTATCTATATGAAAGATGAATTTGATGCTAAAAACACCTATGAAAACTTAAGAAGCTTAAATAAAGAAGTGGATATTGTCCTTATGGATTTTTGGGGACTTAGTATTAATGATAAGCATTGTGATCTTATCGATGCTAGAGGCATTTTAAGCAATAGATTTTTAAATTTCTTGCCAAATATCGCACATACAGCACAATTTGTAGGACTTGGAATAGGCGAGATTATGGAGGTTAAAATTCCTGCTAACTCAGCCTTTGCGTATAGGTATGTAGGATCTATCGAGCAGAAAAAATGGCGTATTGCTCTCATTTACCGCAATGCTAAAATGATCTTTGCAAATCCTTCTTTGATCTTACTTCCAAATGATAGTATGCTTATCGTTGGAGAGCCAAGTGTTTTGCAAGGTATCTTTCATAAGACCACGCAAAGTAGGGGGCAGTTTCCAAGCCCTTTTGGAAGCAATATACTAGCCATTTTAGATATGAAAAATATGAGCTTAGAAGAGCTTGAAAATGCCTATGAATCAAGCCTTTTCTTGCACTCAAAAATCAATAACAAAAAACTACTTTTTAGAGTGATCAATCCAAGCTTAAATCCTCTTTATCACAAGCTAAAAGAACTTAATAAAAATAATATCAGCGTTCATTTTGAATACGATGAACACAAGCTTGAAAAAAGCGTAATGGGCAATGATGTTGGCGTGTTGGTTCTTGGCACTAAGTATTTTGAAACGCATAAAAAAGAACTTTTTAAGCTTAAGATCCCTGTGCTTAAACTTGGTCTCATGCCTTTAAAGGATATTAAAGAAGCCATTATCTTAAGCTCTGATGAAAGCGAGATCGAAAAGCAAGCAAATGTTACTATAGACTTAGGAAAACAACTTGATATGGAGGTAAAGCTTTATCATTATGATCCAAATTTAGACTCAAAGCAAATTTTAGAGCATTTTTCAACCCTTTCAAAGCTTTATAACAAAGAGATCAAGATCATTGATAAAAAGGATAAAAATCCTATACTTGAGTTTTCTTTAAGATCAGATAGCTTGCAGTTTATTAGTTTTAATCAAGATCTTGCAGGTATAAATTTTGCTCAAAGTTTGAGTATGGATTTAAGCAGGCTGTATTATAAAATGAATAAAAATTACCAACTTTTTATCCCAATGGGCTAA
- the aroB gene encoding 3-dehydroquinate synthase — translation MKIPINLEKNSYDVFIDELERLEFKGKVAILTNAKVAGLHLQSLLEKIKAKELFIITIKDGEEYKNLNTVEYILDQMFISKLDRKSTLIAFGGGVITDIGGFVASIYQRGIKFINIPTTLLAMVDAAVGGKTGVNSSFGKNLIGSFYQPSAVYCESKFLRTLGSRELSAAMAEFIKMAVVFDEQILSFIETLNESDFLNARLDDSIYGEIIFKSINLKARVVEEDEKESGRRMLLNYGHTFAHVIENQTHYKTYLHGEAVAIGMNMANVLALKLKMIDKNEFERIKKLIEKFKLPSFYQIQNINEFYEAFYLDKKSLNQSLNFILAQNIGKAKIVSNIDKEVILEALAHFEREEFVAV, via the coding sequence ATGAAAATTCCAATAAATTTAGAAAAAAACTCTTATGATGTTTTTATTGATGAGTTAGAAAGACTCGAATTTAAAGGAAAGGTAGCTATATTAACAAATGCAAAGGTGGCAGGACTTCATCTTCAAAGCTTGCTTGAGAAGATCAAGGCTAAGGAGCTTTTTATCATCACTATAAAAGACGGAGAAGAGTATAAAAATTTAAATACAGTCGAATATATCTTAGATCAAATGTTTATCTCAAAGCTTGATAGAAAAAGCACGCTTATAGCCTTTGGCGGAGGAGTGATTACAGATATTGGGGGCTTTGTAGCAAGCATTTATCAAAGAGGGATCAAATTTATTAATATCCCTACAACGCTTTTAGCTATGGTTGATGCGGCTGTTGGCGGAAAAACGGGTGTCAATTCAAGTTTTGGAAAAAATCTCATCGGCAGTTTTTATCAGCCAAGTGCTGTGTATTGTGAGAGTAAGTTTTTAAGAACTTTGGGATCAAGGGAATTAAGTGCTGCAATGGCTGAGTTTATCAAAATGGCTGTGGTTTTTGATGAACAGATTTTAAGTTTTATAGAAACACTTAATGAGAGTGATTTTTTAAATGCAAGGCTTGATGATAGTATTTATGGCGAGATTATCTTTAAGAGTATAAATTTAAAGGCTAGAGTGGTTGAAGAAGATGAAAAAGAATCAGGGCGTAGAATGCTTTTAAATTACGGACATACCTTTGCTCATGTCATAGAAAATCAAACCCATTATAAGACTTATTTGCACGGAGAAGCTGTAGCTATTGGTATGAACATGGCAAATGTCTTGGCTTTAAAATTAAAGATGATTGATAAAAATGAGTTTGAGAGGATTAAAAAACTCATAGAGAAATTTAAACTTCCTAGTTTTTATCAAATTCAAAATATTAATGAATTTTACGAAGCCTTTTATCTTGATAAAAAAAGTCTCAATCAGAGCTTAAATTTTATTTTGGCTCAAAATATAGGCAAGGCTAAAATCGTTTCAAATATAGACAAGGAAGTTATCTTAGAAGCCTTAGCACATTTTGAAAGAGAAGAATTTGTTGCGGTGTAA
- a CDS encoding YggS family pyridoxal phosphate-dependent enzyme, whose product MTLEEILEKTKNVRLIIASKYADELTIKKLAKLGFKEFGENKVQALASKKEALKDESLNIKWHFIGTLQSNKINLLLKQKPILWQSCNSYELACAVDKRLDYTLPCLLEINSANENSKSGLDTKRAIDEYLKIKQECKNLELCGVMSIGAHTEDKKEIIKSFESTYKIYEALQKHGAKICSMGMSGDFELAIKCGSNMLRLGSIIFKALQNQT is encoded by the coding sequence ATGACTCTTGAAGAAATCTTAGAAAAAACCAAAAATGTCCGCCTCATCATCGCAAGCAAATACGCAGATGAACTCACGATCAAAAAGCTAGCAAAGCTTGGCTTTAAAGAATTTGGAGAAAATAAGGTCCAAGCACTAGCAAGCAAAAAAGAAGCTTTAAAAGATGAAAGCTTAAACATAAAATGGCATTTCATCGGTACGCTTCAAAGCAATAAAATTAATCTTTTGCTTAAACAAAAGCCTATTTTATGGCAGTCTTGTAATTCTTATGAATTAGCCTGTGCGGTAGATAAAAGGCTTGATTATACCCTGCCTTGTTTGCTTGAGATAAATTCAGCAAATGAGAACTCAAAAAGTGGCTTGGATACAAAAAGAGCCATCGATGAATATCTTAAAATCAAGCAAGAATGTAAGAATTTAGAGCTTTGCGGAGTGATGAGCATAGGCGCACACACAGAGGATAAAAAGGAGATCATCAAAAGCTTTGAAAGCACTTATAAAATTTATGAAGCCTTGCAAAAACATGGAGCAAAGATTTGTTCTATGGGAATGAGTGGGGATTTTGAACTTGCTATAAAATGTGGCTCAAACATGCTAAGGCTTGGCTCTATCATCTTTAAAGCACTTCAAAATCAAACTTAA
- a CDS encoding CorA family divalent cation transporter, producing MQKEAFMLDENLKVFLQSKLSNTLYAEFDSKKFLILSFENESKIFSFEEGQIYKFQNEQFTPFSLNEFKNELKTSLEKISAELNHLQNILENKENNVLKGKSSQNFFRKSFILKQKINKNLKFLTQLNEALNLLSSEEESLKKSLKFIIFSANTLQKHAKEILYRLDSLYTLIASLKSEKTNKNIYILSVISTIILPLNLIVGFFGMNTGGLFLAQNPYGTSIITAFIILIFVAGIWYYKRKTSQSEELILFEEKKSKKTRI from the coding sequence ATGCAAAAAGAGGCGTTTATGCTTGATGAAAATTTAAAAGTATTTTTACAAAGCAAGCTTTCAAATACCTTATATGCCGAGTTTGATTCAAAGAAATTTTTGATTTTAAGCTTTGAGAATGAAAGTAAAATATTTTCTTTTGAAGAGGGTCAAATTTATAAATTTCAAAACGAACAATTCACGCCTTTTAGCTTAAACGAATTTAAAAACGAGCTTAAAACTAGCCTTGAAAAAATAAGTGCTGAGCTTAATCACCTGCAAAACATACTTGAAAATAAAGAAAACAATGTCCTAAAAGGCAAAAGCTCACAGAATTTCTTTAGAAAGTCTTTCATTTTAAAGCAAAAAATCAATAAAAATCTTAAATTCCTTACCCAGCTTAACGAGGCTTTAAATTTGCTTTCAAGCGAGGAAGAAAGCCTTAAAAAGTCTTTGAAATTTATAATTTTTTCAGCAAACACCTTGCAAAAACACGCAAAAGAAATTCTTTACCGCCTAGATAGCTTATATACTCTCATTGCTTCTTTGAAAAGCGAGAAAACGAATAAAAATATATACATTTTAAGTGTGATTTCAACGATAATCCTACCTTTAAATTTGATCGTGGGCTTTTTTGGAATGAACACAGGCGGGCTTTTTCTAGCGCAAAATCCTTATGGAACAAGCATTATAACGGCTTTTATCATACTTATTTTCGTGGCTGGAATTTGGTATTACAAACGCAAAACAAGCCAGAGCGAAGAACTTATTTTATTTGAAGAAAAAAAATCAAAAAAGACAAGGATATAA
- the mtaB gene encoding tRNA (N(6)-L-threonylcarbamoyladenosine(37)-C(2))-methylthiotransferase MtaB has protein sequence MRCKEKVFFKTFGCRTNIYDTELLKSYVKDYEITNEEEKAHIVVVNSCTVTNGADSGTRAYINSLKKRGVKVILTGCGAVSKGKELLDKRQIFGVLGASNKDKINEFLGFKESFFELGDLNFIDKDIVLQYENHTKAFVKIQEGCDFACSYCIIPSVRGKARSVSKEKILEQVKILAQNGFNEVVLTGTNIGSYGLKEGFSLGKLLQEMGLIRGIKRIRLGSLEPVQIDKSFEEILSEPWLEKHLHIALQHTSEKMLRIMRRRSHTKNDLLLFKKLQDKGFALGTDFIVGHPGESEEIWNEALENFKEFKLTHLHAFIFSPRSNTHSATLKNEVLGDLAKQRLNLLKDIVAQNNLEFKKSQKASNVALEVLVESAKEDDLGKIFYEGYDQFYNKMKIYSPTNLQKEWINLSNYEVKMNYNQTNLGV, from the coding sequence TTGCGGTGTAAGGAAAAAGTCTTTTTTAAAACCTTTGGTTGTAGGACAAATATCTATGACACAGAGCTTTTAAAAAGCTATGTTAAAGACTATGAGATCACTAATGAAGAAGAAAAAGCACATATTGTTGTTGTAAATTCTTGCACGGTTACAAATGGTGCAGATAGTGGCACAAGAGCTTATATAAACTCGCTTAAAAAAAGAGGGGTTAAGGTCATACTCACAGGTTGTGGAGCAGTGAGTAAGGGCAAGGAGCTTTTGGATAAAAGGCAAATTTTTGGTGTGCTTGGAGCTTCAAATAAAGATAAGATTAACGAATTTTTAGGCTTTAAGGAAAGTTTTTTTGAGCTTGGGGATTTAAATTTCATCGATAAAGATATCGTTTTGCAGTATGAAAATCATACTAAGGCTTTTGTAAAAATTCAAGAGGGTTGCGATTTTGCTTGCAGTTACTGCATTATCCCTAGTGTTCGTGGCAAGGCTAGAAGCGTGAGTAAAGAAAAGATTTTAGAGCAGGTTAAAATTCTAGCACAAAATGGCTTTAACGAAGTTGTCCTAACAGGCACAAATATCGGTAGCTATGGGCTTAAAGAAGGTTTTAGCTTAGGAAAGCTCTTGCAAGAAATGGGGCTAATAAGGGGCATAAAACGCATTCGTTTAGGCAGTCTTGAGCCTGTGCAAATTGATAAAAGTTTTGAAGAAATTTTAAGCGAGCCTTGGCTTGAAAAGCACCTGCATATAGCACTTCAGCACACTAGCGAAAAAATGCTTCGCATTATGCGTCGCCGTTCTCATACAAAAAATGATCTTTTGCTTTTTAAAAAGCTCCAAGATAAAGGCTTTGCTTTGGGAACTGATTTTATCGTAGGACACCCGGGAGAAAGTGAGGAAATTTGGAATGAGGCTTTGGAAAATTTTAAGGAATTTAAGCTTACGCATTTGCACGCTTTTATTTTTAGTCCTCGCTCAAACACGCACTCAGCTACGCTTAAAAACGAAGTTTTAGGAGATCTTGCAAAACAAAGGCTAAATTTACTCAAAGATATTGTCGCACAAAACAATCTCGAGTTTAAAAAGTCTCAAAAAGCTTCTAATGTAGCACTTGAAGTGCTTGTGGAAAGTGCTAAGGAAGATGATTTGGGTAAGATTTTTTATGAGGGCTATGATCAGTTTTATAATAAAATGAAAATTTATTCCCCCACAAATTTACAAAAAGAGTGGATAAATCTTAGCAATTATGAAGTAAAAATGAATTATAATCAAACAAATTTAGGAGTTTAG
- a CDS encoding PepSY-like domain-containing protein — MKIKLALASLACAGALFADIVVAPTALPANAQNFVKQYFGGAQIALVKQDIDSFDVVLNDGTEIDFLINGQWKEVDAKYKPLNTAFLPQAVVAKVKAAQPNAAIIKVEKKINMYKFKLNNMMEVYADLNGNILGQKFDD, encoded by the coding sequence ATGAAAATTAAATTAGCTTTAGCAAGTTTAGCTTGTGCAGGTGCATTATTTGCAGATATCGTGGTTGCTCCAACAGCACTTCCAGCAAATGCTCAAAATTTTGTCAAGCAGTATTTTGGTGGCGCTCAAATCGCTCTTGTAAAACAAGATATTGATTCTTTTGATGTGGTGCTAAATGATGGTACTGAGATTGATTTTTTGATCAATGGTCAGTGGAAAGAAGTAGATGCAAAGTATAAGCCTTTAAACACAGCTTTTTTGCCTCAAGCCGTTGTTGCCAAGGTTAAAGCTGCTCAACCAAATGCAGCGATTATTAAAGTAGAAAAAAAGATCAATATGTATAAATTTAAGCTCAATAATATGATGGAAGTTTATGCTGATCTTAATGGAAATATCCTAGGACAAAAATTTGATGACTAG
- a CDS encoding ATP-dependent metallopeptidase FtsH/Yme1/Tma family protein — MKKTKKIIYISFILLCALLVFAYFKNEPKYIDKALYESLLEKNLIQKAIFDGHELRLKTADTNYIIIKDGVDLNTLLEKVPVEFKKDNDALFLIFIFFLVLATLLSMVFFARKRQMQRFPISPKPNTNANLSPLESTNIKPVISNVNFEDVAGVDEVKVELSEIVDFLKNPKKYKDFGIKMPKGVLMVGPPGVGKTLIAKAVAGEASVPFFYQSGSSFVEIYVGMGAKRVRELFSRAKMMAPSIIFIDEIDAVGKARGEMSNVERDSTLNQLLTQMDGFEDNSGVIVIAATNKIELMDPALLRSGRFDRRIFLSLPDFKDRLKILEIYMKDKKNNVNLSNIAKASVGFSGAGLETLVNEAAINTLRRGGDLVEESDFYAVFNKVLLGKKKILTLSEDEKKIQATYQAAKALAAYYFDVGFEKITLIEDRFKEYEHNIQSKSELLNKIKVYLAGISAMKLIYNESYTNSQNDFLKAKELLNFMLSYDMVGELTLQEQKHEIEFYLEKMQDKILKLAEMLLEQEKLESTDVAKIINEA; from the coding sequence TTGAAAAAGACGAAAAAAATCATTTATATTTCTTTTATTTTGCTTTGTGCTTTGCTTGTTTTTGCGTATTTTAAAAACGAGCCAAAATACATAGACAAAGCCCTTTATGAAAGTTTGCTTGAAAAGAATTTGATCCAAAAGGCTATTTTTGATGGTCATGAACTTAGGCTCAAAACAGCTGATACGAACTATATCATCATTAAAGACGGGGTTGATCTTAACACGCTTTTAGAAAAAGTGCCTGTGGAGTTTAAAAAGGATAATGATGCTTTATTTTTGATTTTTATCTTCTTTTTGGTGCTTGCTACTCTTTTGAGCATGGTATTTTTTGCAAGAAAAAGGCAAATGCAAAGATTTCCCATTAGCCCTAAGCCAAATACCAACGCAAATTTAAGCCCACTTGAAAGCACAAATATTAAGCCTGTGATTTCAAATGTAAATTTTGAAGATGTGGCTGGGGTTGATGAGGTCAAGGTTGAGCTGAGCGAAATCGTTGATTTTCTTAAAAATCCTAAAAAATACAAAGACTTTGGTATAAAAATGCCAAAGGGCGTTTTAATGGTAGGACCTCCTGGCGTTGGAAAAACGCTTATTGCTAAGGCTGTTGCAGGGGAAGCTTCTGTGCCTTTTTTTTATCAAAGTGGTTCAAGTTTTGTTGAAATTTATGTGGGCATGGGCGCAAAAAGGGTTCGCGAGCTTTTTAGCAGAGCAAAAATGATGGCTCCAAGTATCATTTTTATCGATGAGATCGATGCCGTGGGCAAGGCAAGAGGCGAGATGTCAAATGTCGAGCGAGATAGCACCTTAAATCAGCTTTTAACCCAAATGGACGGCTTTGAGGATAATAGCGGAGTCATAGTCATAGCTGCCACAAATAAAATCGAACTTATGGATCCAGCACTGCTTCGCTCCGGGCGTTTTGATAGGAGGATCTTTTTATCCTTGCCTGATTTTAAGGATAGGCTTAAAATCTTAGAAATTTATATGAAAGATAAGAAAAATAATGTAAATTTAAGCAATATCGCTAAAGCAAGCGTTGGTTTTAGCGGAGCAGGGCTTGAAACCTTGGTGAATGAAGCAGCGATTAATACCCTGCGAAGAGGCGGGGACTTGGTCGAGGAGAGCGATTTTTATGCTGTTTTTAACAAGGTGCTTTTAGGAAAGAAAAAGATCCTTACTCTAAGTGAAGATGAAAAGAAAATTCAAGCCACTTATCAAGCAGCTAAGGCATTAGCGGCGTATTATTTTGATGTGGGCTTTGAAAAGATCACCTTGATAGAGGATCGTTTTAAAGAATATGAGCATAATATCCAGTCAAAATCAGAGCTTTTAAATAAGATAAAAGTTTATCTAGCAGGTATTTCGGCAATGAAGCTTATTTATAATGAAAGCTATACAAACTCACAAAATGACTTTTTAAAGGCAAAAGAGCTTTTAAATTTCATGCTTAGCTATGATATGGTAGGAGAGCTTACCTTGCAAGAACAAAAGCATGAGATAGAGTTTTATCTTGAAAAAATGCAAGATAAAATTTTAAAACTTGCCGAAATGCTTTTAGAGCAAGAAAAATTAGAAAGCACAGATGTGGCTAAAATCATCAATGAAGCCTAA
- the tgt gene encoding tRNA guanosine(34) transglycosylase Tgt: MEFKIKHKDKNTKARLCEIKTAHSSFETPIFMPVGTAAAVKALDSVDMNEILKAKIILANTYHCYLRPGSKIIKALGGLHGFTKFPHSFLTDSGGFQAFSLSKNTKHFEEGIKFKSHIDGSSHLFTPKSVLDTQYDLNSDIMMILDDLVALPASKKRIDLSVQRTIKWAKESINYHKLKQNEGIGLDQNIFGIVQGGTDFEARKLCAEALCELDFDGLAIGGLSVGEENTAMYDTVEAVMAFMNENRPRYLMGVGTPEDLVENVQRGVDMFDCVMPTRNARNGTLFTSFGKFNIKKAEFISENEPIEKACECYTCKHYSRSYLNHLFRAKELSFFRLASLHNLHFYLNLMAQIRKAIKEDKFSEFKKEFYAKRGVYA; this comes from the coding sequence ATGGAATTTAAAATAAAGCATAAAGATAAAAATACTAAGGCTAGGCTTTGTGAGATTAAAACAGCACATTCAAGCTTTGAAACACCTATTTTTATGCCTGTTGGCACAGCTGCGGCTGTAAAGGCTCTTGATAGTGTGGATATGAATGAGATCTTAAAGGCAAAGATCATACTTGCAAATACTTATCATTGCTACTTAAGACCTGGTTCAAAGATCATAAAAGCTCTTGGCGGACTTCATGGCTTTACTAAATTTCCACATTCTTTTTTAACTGATAGCGGGGGCTTTCAAGCCTTTTCTTTGAGTAAAAATACCAAGCATTTTGAAGAGGGCATTAAATTTAAAAGCCATATTGATGGAAGTAGCCATCTTTTTACCCCAAAATCAGTTCTTGATACTCAGTATGATTTAAATTCAGATATTATGATGATACTTGATGATCTTGTAGCCTTGCCAGCTAGTAAAAAACGCATTGATTTATCGGTTCAAAGGACTATAAAATGGGCAAAAGAGTCTATAAATTATCATAAGCTTAAGCAAAATGAGGGCATAGGGCTAGATCAAAATATTTTTGGCATTGTGCAAGGTGGCACTGACTTTGAAGCAAGAAAGCTTTGTGCTGAGGCTCTTTGTGAATTAGACTTTGACGGACTTGCTATCGGAGGGCTTAGCGTTGGAGAAGAAAACACGGCTATGTATGATACAGTGGAAGCTGTAATGGCTTTTATGAATGAAAACCGTCCAAGGTATTTAATGGGGGTTGGAACTCCTGAGGATTTGGTGGAAAATGTGCAAAGGGGCGTTGATATGTTTGATTGTGTCATGCCAACAAGAAATGCAAGAAATGGCACGCTTTTTACAAGCTTTGGTAAATTTAATATCAAAAAGGCCGAGTTTATAAGTGAAAATGAGCCTATTGAAAAAGCTTGTGAATGCTATACTTGCAAGCATTATTCAAGAAGCTATTTAAATCATCTTTTTAGGGCAAAAGAGCTTAGCTTTTTTCGCCTTGCAAGCCTTCATAATCTACATTTTTATCTAAATTTAATGGCTCAAATAAGAAAGGCGATTAAGGAGGATAAATTTAGCGAGTTTAAAAAAGAATTTTATGCAAAAAGAGGCGTTTATGCTTGA